Proteins encoded in a region of the Candidatus Brocadia sp. genome:
- a CDS encoding IS4 family transposase, with translation MMNEDWDLLKTFFPNDWKSLAVATNALKGLRKDKSEEKLLRTLLIHLGCGYSLRETVVRAKRANL, from the coding sequence ATGATGAATGAAGATTGGGATCTTCTCAAAACCTTTTTCCCAAACGATTGGAAAAGTTTAGCTGTCGCTACAAATGCTTTAAAAGGCTTGCGCAAGGATAAATCTGAAGAAAAACTTCTTCGAACATTACTAATTCATTTAGGATGTGGTTATTCATTGCGCGAGACAGTCGTTCGAGCCAAGCGTGCCAACTTA